The following proteins come from a genomic window of Geomonas sp. RF6:
- a CDS encoding PEP-CTERM sorting domain-containing protein (PEP-CTERM proteins occur, often in large numbers, in the proteomes of bacteria that also encode an exosortase, a predicted intramembrane cysteine proteinase. The presence of a PEP-CTERM domain at a protein's C-terminus predicts cleavage within the sorting domain, followed by covalent anchoring to some some component of the (usually Gram-negative) cell surface. Many PEP-CTERM proteins exhibit an unusual sequence composition that includes large numbers of potential glycosylation sites. Expression of one such protein has been shown restore the ability of a bacterium to form floc, a type of biofilm.) has product MRNTLMVLTFLAMLAHAAVASATVWTVSEHPHYGFGRGATYQTTLDLATDGFTPGDSVLGALLLLDFSGPGHVKWISVDSDLRHYPAFVSTDFFAFFLQGSTLSDGRVDLTVTAKDRPSRWLDDVSFTLDDIVLTAVGREAETAPVPEPATVICLSIGCFGVAIYGKRRKGGVSA; this is encoded by the coding sequence ATGAGAAACACACTTATGGTACTCACTTTTCTGGCGATGCTGGCGCACGCCGCAGTCGCATCGGCAACGGTCTGGACGGTATCGGAGCATCCACACTACGGCTTCGGGCGAGGCGCCACCTACCAGACAACCCTCGACCTTGCCACAGATGGATTCACGCCTGGTGACTCCGTGCTCGGGGCCCTCCTTTTACTCGACTTCTCCGGGCCCGGCCACGTCAAATGGATCTCCGTGGACTCCGATTTGCGTCACTACCCTGCCTTTGTCAGTACCGACTTCTTCGCTTTCTTCCTCCAGGGAAGCACCCTGAGTGACGGCAGGGTTGACCTAACCGTCACCGCGAAGGACAGGCCCTCGCGGTGGCTCGATGATGTTTCATTCACCCTTGATGATATCGTCCTCACCGCAGTCGGGCGCGAGGCGGAGACGGCACCTGTCCCTGAGCCCGCAACTGTGATCTGTCTCAGCATCGGATGCTTCGGTGTTGCCATCTATGGCAAGCGGCGCAAAGGGGGCGTTTCAGCGTGA
- the tsaA gene encoding tRNA (N6-threonylcarbamoyladenosine(37)-N6)-methyltransferase TrmO, translating to MTQENSRFTYRPIGLLRSPYSSRLDAPHQGTVVAGTATGNLATATLVLEDWLDEKVVQDLSGFERLWLIFDFHRNDGWKSSVKPPRGGPKRGVLATRSPHRPNSIGLSAVELVSVEGKTLHLRGVDLLDGTPVLDIKPYVPYADAFPDSRAGWIDELDAASGRFSAPGPRRPR from the coding sequence ATGACGCAAGAGAATTCCCGTTTCACCTATCGCCCCATCGGTCTTCTCCGTTCCCCCTATTCCAGCCGCCTCGATGCCCCCCATCAAGGTACGGTCGTGGCCGGCACGGCAACCGGAAATCTCGCTACAGCCACGCTGGTACTAGAGGATTGGCTGGACGAGAAGGTCGTTCAGGACCTCAGCGGCTTCGAGAGGCTGTGGCTCATCTTCGACTTTCATCGGAATGACGGGTGGAAAAGCAGTGTGAAGCCCCCCCGCGGCGGCCCGAAGCGCGGCGTCCTCGCCACTAGGTCGCCGCACCGTCCGAATTCCATCGGCCTCTCCGCCGTAGAGTTAGTCAGCGTCGAAGGAAAGACGCTGCACCTTCGGGGAGTGGACCTCCTCGATGGCACACCCGTTCTGGACATCAAGCCGTACGTCCCGTACGCCGACGCCTTCCCGGATTCCAGGGCCGGCTGGATAGACGAACTCGACGCAGCATCCGGTCGTTTTTCAGCGCCGGGACCGCGCAGGCCGAGATAG
- a CDS encoding ROK family protein, whose product MNVLVVDIGGNNVKMMATGQKEPRKFPSGTALTAQQMVSGVLKAVEGWEFEAVSLGYPGPVLRGRPVLEPVNLGFGWVGFDFQAAFGRPVKVINDAAMQALGSYEGGKMLFLGLGTGLGSALIVDGIIVPMELGHLPYRKGTFEEYVGRRGRMRMGKQKWRHCVEDVVKRLVAALLPEDVVLGGGEVHKLKELPPGCRAGDNANAFRGGFRLWEQTAELGVFIPPGPGTDVAHS is encoded by the coding sequence ATGAACGTTTTGGTCGTCGACATTGGCGGGAATAACGTCAAGATGATGGCAACAGGGCAGAAGGAGCCGCGGAAATTCCCGTCAGGTACAGCATTGACCGCGCAGCAGATGGTCTCCGGTGTTTTGAAGGCGGTCGAGGGCTGGGAATTCGAAGCCGTCTCCCTCGGCTACCCCGGCCCTGTCCTTCGCGGACGCCCTGTCCTGGAGCCGGTCAACCTCGGGTTCGGATGGGTCGGGTTCGATTTCCAGGCTGCCTTCGGGCGTCCCGTCAAGGTCATCAACGACGCCGCGATGCAGGCGCTGGGGAGCTATGAGGGGGGTAAGATGCTCTTCCTCGGGCTTGGCACCGGCCTTGGCTCCGCCCTGATCGTCGATGGCATCATCGTCCCGATGGAACTGGGGCACCTGCCGTACCGGAAGGGGACCTTCGAGGAGTACGTGGGGCGGCGCGGGAGGATGCGGATGGGGAAGCAGAAATGGCGGCACTGCGTGGAAGACGTAGTAAAAAGGCTTGTCGCAGCCTTACTGCCGGAAGATGTAGTCCTCGGAGGAGGCGAAGTCCACAAGCTGAAAGAATTGCCCCCGGGGTGCCGGGCAGGGGACAACGCCAATGCATTCCGCGGCGGTTTCCGCTTGTGGGAGCAGACCGCTGAACTCGGTGTTTTTATTCCTCCGGGCCCCGGCACTGACGTCGCCCACTCCTAG
- a CDS encoding PAS domain-containing hybrid sensor histidine kinase/response regulator has translation MVNESLDPSEDNGTSRACCMVSSLDLANSCRLIDHILAQTPNPTWISDRSGTLIRINRACLQLLNVTEDDVVGKYNVLQDNLVREQGFLPLVERVFELGETARFEIRYDSSRVEHLQLEKHARVTLDVTIFAVNDEGGIVTNAVIQHIDITARRESEEALERANAELEARVEARTAELAAAHRALRDSEELFRTLCAAAPIGIFMTGADGNCIYANPRLRDLLGAGAEDAQGVSWSGILYPEDRERILSSWSTAVAAGAPFEHEFQIPNGQRPVWVRGLAHPYFSPGGGVAGYVGIIDDITEQRQAREEMLRTQKLESLGVLAGGIAHDFNNVLTIILGYVSLARSRTSEVEVVEHLRESERGIVRARGLTQQLLTFARGGKPVRKTVLLNDLLHDAVTFAALGSNVRCDFRLAPEKLLLQADEGQLGQVVHNLVLNAIQAMPEGGSVTVESLRSLTASGEPTVSFSIRDTGTGIAENIRSKIFDPYFSTKKGSGLGLTSCYSIIKNHDGKIRVDSVPGLGTSFTVTLPACPPQPSPEPVTLSNGQTGCGRILLMDDEPLIREVGQALLEQLGYRVDVVADGEAALVAYRRSLRESSRYAAVIMDLTVPGGMGGKEVVSALLLEDPAVKAVVSSGYADDPVMAEFREYGFSGVLVKPYSADDLSHVISAVVGSAET, from the coding sequence ATGGTAAATGAGAGCCTTGATCCGTCCGAGGATAATGGCACGTCGAGAGCGTGCTGCATGGTCTCCAGTCTCGACCTAGCCAACAGCTGCCGTCTGATCGACCACATCCTCGCACAGACACCGAACCCCACCTGGATATCCGACCGCTCCGGCACCCTCATCAGGATAAACCGCGCCTGTCTCCAACTGCTCAACGTGACAGAAGACGACGTAGTCGGCAAATACAACGTCCTCCAGGACAACCTTGTCAGGGAGCAGGGCTTTCTCCCTCTGGTGGAACGGGTTTTCGAGCTCGGGGAGACCGCCCGCTTCGAGATCAGGTACGACAGCTCGAGAGTGGAGCACCTCCAGTTGGAGAAGCATGCCCGGGTGACACTGGACGTCACCATCTTTGCCGTCAACGACGAGGGCGGTATCGTCACCAACGCCGTTATCCAGCATATCGACATCACGGCCCGCAGGGAGTCGGAGGAAGCGCTCGAGCGCGCAAATGCCGAGCTGGAGGCGCGGGTCGAGGCAAGAACCGCGGAACTTGCGGCGGCACACCGGGCCTTGCGTGACAGCGAGGAGTTGTTCCGTACCCTCTGTGCGGCCGCACCGATCGGGATTTTCATGACCGGTGCAGACGGAAATTGCATTTACGCAAACCCCCGGCTGCGGGATCTTCTCGGCGCCGGCGCAGAAGACGCTCAAGGGGTATCGTGGTCCGGCATCCTTTATCCTGAAGATCGGGAACGGATACTGTCGTCGTGGAGTACTGCGGTCGCTGCAGGAGCGCCCTTCGAGCACGAGTTTCAGATACCGAACGGACAGCGACCGGTGTGGGTACGGGGGCTCGCGCATCCATATTTTTCCCCCGGCGGAGGGGTAGCCGGGTATGTCGGCATAATCGATGACATAACTGAGCAGCGGCAGGCGCGCGAGGAGATGCTGAGAACCCAGAAGCTCGAGTCTCTCGGGGTACTGGCAGGCGGCATCGCCCACGACTTCAACAATGTCCTCACCATCATCCTCGGCTATGTCTCTCTGGCCCGCTCCCGTACCTCCGAGGTGGAGGTGGTCGAGCATCTCAGGGAGAGTGAGCGGGGTATTGTGCGTGCACGGGGGCTGACCCAGCAACTCCTGACCTTCGCCCGCGGCGGAAAACCTGTTCGCAAGACGGTGTTGCTGAATGATCTTCTGCACGATGCCGTCACTTTCGCTGCACTCGGCTCGAACGTGCGTTGCGATTTCCGGCTGGCGCCTGAAAAACTTCTTCTCCAGGCCGATGAGGGGCAGTTGGGGCAGGTGGTGCACAACCTGGTGCTGAACGCTATTCAAGCTATGCCCGAGGGGGGGAGCGTCACCGTCGAGTCACTCCGCTCCCTCACTGCGAGTGGGGAGCCCACCGTCAGCTTCTCGATTCGTGACACCGGTACCGGGATTGCCGAAAACATCAGGTCAAAGATTTTTGATCCCTACTTCAGCACCAAAAAAGGGAGCGGGTTGGGGCTCACCAGCTGTTATTCCATCATCAAGAACCACGACGGAAAGATCCGCGTCGATTCGGTCCCGGGGCTGGGCACCTCCTTCACCGTCACGCTTCCAGCCTGTCCTCCACAACCGTCACCTGAGCCGGTCACACTTTCCAACGGGCAGACGGGGTGCGGACGGATCCTGCTCATGGACGATGAGCCGCTGATACGCGAGGTGGGGCAGGCACTCCTCGAGCAACTCGGCTACCGGGTCGACGTTGTGGCGGATGGCGAGGCGGCGCTGGTTGCCTACCGCCGCAGCCTAAGGGAGAGCAGCAGGTATGCCGCCGTCATCATGGATCTCACGGTACCGGGCGGGATGGGGGGGAAGGAAGTTGTTTCGGCCCTCCTTCTCGAGGACCCCGCCGTAAAGGCAGTGGTATCGAGCGGGTACGCTGACGACCCTGTAATGGCGGAGTTCCGGGAATACGGGTTCAGCGGCGTGCTGGTGAAGCCGTACAGCGCGGATGATCTGAGCCACGTCATCAGTGCTGTCGTTGGCAGCGCAGAAACCTGA
- a CDS encoding LysE/ArgO family amino acid transporter produces the protein MISAYPLALSPTVTGFGLGASLIVAIGSQNAFVLRQGLKNQHVFTVSTISFLCDALLISLGAGGFSSVVATSPLLMTVTLWGGVLFLSAYGLRSFAAAARPGMLEAIPDAKGPAQFAEVLVTTVSLSLLNPHAFLDTVILLGSVAGQYAGQSRLLFAAGAISASFAWFYTLGYGARMLAPLFRNPLAWRLLDIVVGCTMWGIAIKLACSI, from the coding sequence ATGATATCTGCCTATCCACTCGCGCTCTCCCCGACAGTCACAGGCTTCGGTCTTGGGGCGAGCCTCATCGTCGCTATCGGCAGCCAGAATGCCTTCGTGCTCAGACAGGGGCTAAAGAACCAGCATGTCTTCACGGTGAGCACGATCTCCTTTCTGTGCGATGCCCTTCTCATTTCTCTTGGTGCCGGCGGATTCAGCTCGGTTGTCGCCACTTCCCCGCTCCTCATGACCGTAACGCTGTGGGGAGGTGTCCTCTTTCTGTCCGCCTACGGCCTGCGCTCCTTCGCGGCGGCCGCGAGACCGGGGATGCTTGAGGCAATTCCTGATGCAAAGGGGCCTGCACAGTTTGCGGAGGTTCTGGTAACGACGGTTTCCCTGAGCCTCCTCAATCCGCACGCCTTCCTCGACACTGTGATCCTCCTCGGAAGCGTTGCAGGGCAATACGCGGGGCAGTCACGCCTCCTCTTTGCGGCAGGAGCCATCTCCGCCTCATTCGCCTGGTTCTACACCCTCGGCTATGGCGCGCGCATGCTGGCTCCCCTCTTCCGCAACCCTTTAGCATGGCGCCTCCTCGACATCGTTGTCGGCTGCACGATGTGGGGAATCGCCATCAAGCTGGCATGCTCCATCTAA
- a CDS encoding DnaJ domain-containing protein: protein MVRKDFYKALGVSKGAQQEEILKAYRRLAQRYHPDVNGSPGAEDKFKEIAAAYEILGDAEKRRQYDRDQKGIFRWPADLWRPRDAGHPSPRSGEHGLHGVVSRDSAEALSGGGWGRRGEDREVILEIPVDDARRGAFKTIELVRVLRDSYGATQRVREFLVVEVPRGATAGSFIILRGHGSPGQEGGADGDLFLRLRIVPDD from the coding sequence ATGGTCCGGAAAGACTTCTACAAGGCACTTGGAGTCAGTAAAGGTGCGCAGCAGGAAGAGATACTGAAAGCGTATCGAAGGCTTGCCCAGAGATATCACCCCGATGTCAACGGCTCTCCGGGAGCGGAGGACAAGTTCAAGGAGATCGCTGCGGCTTACGAGATACTGGGAGATGCGGAGAAGCGCCGGCAGTACGACAGGGACCAGAAAGGCATTTTCCGGTGGCCTGCCGATCTCTGGCGTCCGAGGGATGCGGGGCACCCCTCCCCGCGCAGCGGCGAGCACGGCCTTCATGGAGTTGTTTCAAGAGATTCAGCAGAGGCACTTTCAGGTGGAGGATGGGGGCGACGCGGAGAAGATCGTGAGGTGATTTTGGAGATACCGGTGGACGATGCCCGGCGTGGCGCCTTCAAGACCATAGAGCTCGTCAGGGTTCTCCGCGACAGCTACGGCGCAACCCAGAGGGTGCGCGAGTTCCTGGTGGTGGAAGTGCCTCGCGGCGCGACTGCCGGGTCATTCATCATATTGCGCGGACATGGCAGCCCCGGTCAAGAAGGAGGTGCCGACGGTGACCTTTTTCTCAGGCTGCGAATAGTACCGGATGACTGA
- a CDS encoding energy transducer TonB, with product MSDKYVEKSFLYLIFLSVLLHVAIFTALLHLAPERKPPAPEPQMLDLNDFRELPPIKPKKEVETKRRGAQKRRVPREVAPKGESEFGRGEQKRDTVSPAEKHLTERGSRGRVPRRAPPVGPAPSAETPGESSAEGTARATPRGEGLFKPKGETGQGGEIAKLFPSGRSLARTEESYRKKYGPEVEDGTASFLNSDDILFGSFLMHFERAVYGVWHYPQAAAEQGIQGVTPVKITFNRRGEIEKVELLETSGSRILDNEVLRTLRMIGRVGSFPKSYQHETFNLIAFFHYKIGGGRLLR from the coding sequence ATGTCTGATAAATACGTGGAAAAAAGCTTTCTGTACCTGATATTTCTCTCCGTCCTGCTACACGTGGCGATTTTTACGGCTTTGCTGCACCTTGCTCCTGAGCGAAAACCTCCCGCCCCGGAACCTCAGATGCTGGACCTGAACGACTTCAGAGAGCTCCCGCCTATAAAGCCGAAGAAGGAGGTGGAGACGAAAAGGCGCGGGGCGCAGAAACGCCGTGTGCCCAGGGAGGTGGCGCCGAAGGGGGAGTCGGAGTTTGGGCGGGGCGAGCAGAAGAGGGACACGGTTTCCCCCGCCGAAAAGCATCTGACGGAACGAGGAAGCCGCGGCAGGGTACCGCGCCGCGCGCCGCCGGTGGGGCCTGCGCCTTCTGCGGAGACGCCTGGTGAGTCTTCTGCCGAAGGTACTGCTCGCGCTACGCCCCGTGGCGAAGGATTGTTCAAGCCAAAGGGGGAGACGGGGCAGGGGGGGGAGATCGCCAAGCTCTTTCCCAGCGGCCGAAGCCTCGCGCGGACCGAGGAGAGCTACCGCAAGAAGTACGGACCCGAAGTGGAAGACGGCACAGCCAGCTTCCTCAACTCCGACGACATCCTCTTCGGGTCCTTTCTGATGCACTTCGAAAGGGCGGTCTATGGGGTCTGGCACTACCCGCAGGCGGCGGCCGAACAGGGGATTCAGGGGGTGACGCCGGTGAAGATCACCTTCAACAGGCGGGGAGAAATCGAGAAAGTAGAGCTGCTGGAAACCTCCGGCAGCAGGATCCTCGACAACGAGGTTCTGCGCACCCTCCGGATGATAGGCAGGGTCGGTTCATTCCCAAAGTCGTACCAGCACGAGACCTTCAACCTCATCGCCTTCTTCCACTACAAAATCGGCGGAGGCAGGCTTTTGCGGTAG
- a CDS encoding sigma-70 family RNA polymerase sigma factor, with amino-acid sequence MFDPDSDDLDDAQPTKTDLIALEMEEEDDPGEVCKPTSMDDPLACLKKAIGPLLSKDEEFDLAARIRQGDQAALDKLVKSNLSLVIQIARRYYEGHLKFSDYVQEGCIGLTIAAKKFDGNRDIRFITYAKWWIRQCIGRAIANQNKTVRSPVRHVERMNRMRSIISRFTTLHGYEPSPAEIAREMECEEKVVLDLLSEMEDALSLNKRLSEDDGTEYADLLVDENGSNPERYIEIKELEDAYDAEFNKLTEKEKQICMLERSARVSSEEKKGMSRQLIHQYRMSIQKKMMRFCEEHLKC; translated from the coding sequence ATGTTTGATCCAGACTCAGACGATCTTGATGATGCACAGCCGACGAAGACGGATCTGATCGCGCTGGAAATGGAGGAGGAAGACGATCCTGGCGAGGTCTGCAAACCGACTTCTATGGACGATCCGTTGGCGTGCCTGAAGAAAGCGATCGGCCCTTTGCTCAGCAAGGATGAAGAATTCGATCTGGCAGCGAGAATTAGGCAGGGGGACCAGGCAGCATTGGACAAGCTCGTGAAGTCCAACCTGAGTCTGGTGATCCAGATAGCGAGAAGGTATTACGAAGGGCACTTGAAGTTTTCCGATTACGTCCAGGAGGGATGCATAGGCCTTACCATCGCAGCGAAGAAATTCGATGGCAATAGAGACATCCGGTTCATCACCTATGCAAAATGGTGGATCCGTCAGTGTATCGGACGGGCCATTGCAAATCAGAACAAGACTGTCCGCTCACCTGTGAGGCACGTCGAGCGCATGAACAGGATGCGGTCGATCATAAGCAGATTTACCACCCTGCATGGGTATGAACCTTCCCCCGCAGAAATAGCGCGCGAAATGGAATGTGAAGAGAAAGTGGTGCTGGATCTCTTGAGCGAGATGGAAGATGCATTGTCACTCAACAAGCGACTGAGCGAGGATGACGGGACAGAGTATGCCGACTTGCTCGTTGACGAGAATGGCAGCAATCCCGAAAGGTACATCGAGATCAAGGAGCTTGAAGATGCTTACGATGCGGAATTCAACAAACTGACGGAGAAGGAGAAACAAATCTGCATGTTGGAACGTTCAGCCAGAGTATCATCCGAAGAGAAAAAAGGGATGAGCAGGCAGCTTATCCACCAGTACAGGATGTCCATTCAGAAAAAGATGATGCGGTTTTGCGAAGAACACCTCAAATGCTGA
- a CDS encoding sulfurtransferase — protein sequence MPFETIISCEEAAKHLGDGGWVFIDCRFQLADKEQGHKEYLANHIENAVYADLEKDLSGEVVPLLTGRHPLPHKDAVARTFSRLGISSDSQVVAYDYQAGQMAAARLWWLLKWAGHAAVAVLDGGYQRWTSLGLSVESGSRTNERGDFSPRFNDGLVVVAEDVMERIGDPSTVIVDARASDRFRGENETIDPVAGHIPGAISAPFVDNIAPDGKLKTAEELRRQFEVKTGETPAEKTIFYCGSGVTAAQSILSFVHCGNRMPRLYSGSWSDWITKGDRPVAAGE from the coding sequence ATGCCGTTTGAGACGATCATTTCGTGCGAGGAAGCAGCAAAGCATCTGGGAGACGGCGGTTGGGTATTCATAGACTGCCGGTTCCAGCTGGCCGACAAGGAGCAAGGCCACAAGGAGTACCTGGCCAATCACATCGAGAACGCGGTGTACGCCGACCTCGAGAAGGATCTCTCCGGCGAGGTCGTCCCTCTTCTGACCGGGCGGCACCCGTTGCCGCACAAAGACGCCGTAGCAAGAACTTTCTCCCGACTCGGGATCTCCAGCGATTCGCAGGTGGTGGCGTATGACTACCAGGCGGGGCAGATGGCGGCCGCGCGTTTGTGGTGGTTGCTAAAATGGGCAGGGCACGCTGCTGTTGCCGTGTTGGATGGAGGGTACCAGCGTTGGACGAGCCTCGGGCTGTCGGTGGAATCGGGGAGCCGCACGAACGAGCGCGGCGATTTCAGCCCCAGGTTCAATGACGGTTTGGTGGTTGTCGCAGAGGACGTAATGGAGAGGATAGGGGATCCTTCGACGGTCATTGTCGATGCCCGTGCGTCAGACCGCTTCCGCGGGGAAAACGAGACTATCGATCCGGTGGCGGGGCATATTCCGGGCGCGATTTCGGCTCCCTTTGTCGACAATATCGCGCCGGACGGGAAGCTAAAGACAGCAGAGGAGTTACGGCGGCAATTTGAGGTAAAAACAGGGGAGACGCCGGCGGAGAAGACGATCTTTTATTGCGGCTCCGGCGTCACTGCTGCACAGAGCATCCTTTCCTTCGTGCACTGCGGCAACCGCATGCCTCGCCTCTACTCAGGTTCCTGGAGCGACTGGATCACAAAAGGGGACAGGCCTGTAGCCGCTGGGGAGTGA
- a CDS encoding endonuclease/exonuclease/phosphatase family protein gives MRIASFNLENLFSRARIMNLEDWSAGAGILTEFSRLNTLLQKETYTEADKKEILASIETLGMLGRNEGEYVILRECRGCLIKRGKNRPPEIVADGRDDWVGWLELKTEAVDDIAVRMTAKVVKDVGADILAVIEAEDRIALRHFNDQLLKPVGAAYDGIMLIDGNDDRGIDVGLLTKGQYEIESMVSHVDDKRSGRRIFSRDCPEYFVKCEGERPLLILVNHLKSKGYGAQDDSDQRRKVQAERVREIYDLRRSQGYEFVAVVGDFNDTPDSGPLSPLLSGNSELKDIFDHPLFEGDGRPGTFANGAKSNKIDYILLSPALFQRVTRGGVWRKGVWGGANGTLFPHYEEITQASHAASDHAAIWVDMDLG, from the coding sequence ATGCGGATCGCTTCATTCAATCTGGAGAACCTGTTTTCTCGCGCGCGTATCATGAACCTCGAGGACTGGAGCGCGGGCGCCGGGATACTGACGGAGTTCAGCCGTCTCAACACCCTGTTGCAAAAGGAAACGTACACGGAAGCGGACAAAAAGGAGATACTGGCCTCCATCGAGACTCTCGGCATGCTGGGACGCAACGAGGGTGAGTACGTCATCCTCCGTGAATGCCGTGGATGCCTCATCAAAAGAGGAAAAAACCGCCCGCCGGAAATTGTTGCAGACGGTCGGGATGATTGGGTGGGATGGCTCGAACTGAAGACGGAGGCTGTCGACGATATCGCTGTTCGAATGACGGCGAAGGTGGTCAAAGACGTTGGAGCCGACATCCTCGCTGTCATAGAGGCGGAAGACAGGATCGCCTTGCGTCATTTCAACGATCAACTCCTGAAGCCGGTCGGCGCGGCATACGACGGCATCATGCTGATCGACGGCAATGACGACAGAGGGATAGATGTGGGGCTCCTGACAAAGGGACAATACGAAATAGAGTCGATGGTGAGCCATGTGGATGATAAAAGGAGTGGCCGGAGAATCTTCAGCCGCGACTGCCCCGAATACTTCGTGAAGTGCGAAGGGGAGAGACCGCTCCTGATACTCGTCAACCACCTGAAGAGCAAAGGGTATGGCGCCCAGGATGACTCAGACCAGCGCCGAAAGGTGCAGGCTGAAAGAGTGCGGGAGATATACGACCTCAGGCGCTCACAAGGGTACGAATTTGTGGCGGTGGTTGGGGACTTCAACGACACCCCTGACAGCGGGCCTCTCTCTCCGCTCCTTTCGGGTAATTCGGAGCTCAAGGACATTTTCGATCATCCTCTCTTTGAAGGAGACGGGCGCCCCGGAACCTTTGCAAACGGGGCGAAATCAAACAAGATTGATTACATACTCCTTTCGCCCGCGCTGTTTCAACGCGTGACTCGCGGCGGCGTGTGGCGCAAAGGGGTGTGGGGTGGTGCCAACGGGACCCTTTTCCCCCACTACGAAGAGATCACCCAAGCTTCTCACGCCGCTTCCGACCATGCCGCGATATGGGTTGACATGGACCTCGGCTGA
- a CDS encoding MarR family winged helix-turn-helix transcriptional regulator has translation MRHTPEGADFTKLILETFRLNGALIAAGDQLVGVLGLTSARWQVLGSVYEGPATVAEIARRMGLTRQNVQRIADYLAKDGFVTTSANPAHRRAKLYSLTPHGKSVMEEVRNRQAEWANRIADGIGTTRIGEAISVMTVLTKRLEHGLARRRHQDDVD, from the coding sequence ATGAGACACACGCCTGAAGGAGCCGATTTCACGAAGCTCATATTGGAGACATTTCGTCTCAATGGTGCCCTGATTGCTGCTGGCGACCAGTTGGTGGGTGTTCTGGGGCTGACGAGCGCGAGGTGGCAGGTTCTTGGTTCTGTATATGAAGGCCCGGCAACAGTGGCCGAGATTGCACGCCGGATGGGACTTACCAGGCAAAACGTCCAGCGCATCGCCGACTACCTGGCCAAAGACGGATTCGTCACGACGTCTGCCAACCCCGCACATCGCCGGGCAAAACTGTACTCGCTGACACCGCACGGAAAAAGCGTGATGGAGGAAGTGAGGAATCGTCAGGCGGAGTGGGCAAACCGTATTGCCGACGGAATCGGCACCACCCGAATCGGCGAGGCTATTTCGGTGATGACGGTGCTGACGAAACGGCTGGAGCACGGCTTGGCAAGGAGAAGGCATCAGGATGATGTCGACTGA
- a CDS encoding DUF169 domain-containing protein, whose product MDSEIAKVLRLETEPVALIFSDEKPEGAAQFKAGAPSCVMFMFASAARGNTAVFDRESYACPGGGIGLGFGNAYEKFPGGLPGFCRFLSTGNEKDPAGKAIGEGMKAAGAPAGFVEHFLHGERYKQTPDLANQFVKALPITEVPTQYVVMKPLSKVDPAQEEPVSVTFLVNADQLSALVIFANYDRPGLENVAIPYAAACQVMGILSYKEAQSENPRCLIGLTDISARKNLKSQGCADKLTFTVPFRRLRQMESGVEGSFLQGNTWAGVVE is encoded by the coding sequence ATGGACTCGGAGATTGCGAAGGTGTTGAGGTTGGAAACCGAGCCGGTGGCACTAATCTTCTCGGACGAGAAGCCGGAGGGAGCCGCACAATTCAAGGCGGGTGCTCCGTCCTGTGTCATGTTCATGTTTGCCTCGGCAGCCCGCGGCAATACGGCGGTTTTTGATCGTGAGTCCTATGCGTGCCCCGGTGGCGGGATCGGGCTGGGCTTTGGCAACGCGTATGAGAAGTTCCCCGGTGGCCTCCCCGGTTTTTGTCGGTTTCTCTCGACCGGGAACGAAAAGGATCCTGCCGGCAAAGCGATCGGTGAGGGGATGAAGGCGGCGGGTGCACCTGCCGGTTTCGTCGAGCACTTCCTGCATGGCGAGCGGTACAAGCAGACGCCCGATTTGGCGAATCAGTTCGTAAAGGCTTTGCCGATCACCGAGGTGCCGACGCAGTATGTAGTGATGAAACCGCTGTCGAAGGTCGACCCCGCGCAGGAGGAACCCGTTTCCGTCACCTTCCTGGTAAACGCGGATCAGCTCTCAGCATTGGTGATTTTCGCCAACTACGACCGCCCCGGCCTGGAAAACGTAGCAATCCCCTATGCTGCCGCCTGCCAGGTCATGGGGATACTCTCCTACAAAGAGGCGCAGTCGGAGAATCCCCGCTGCCTGATCGGCCTCACCGACATTTCGGCCCGGAAGAACCTGAAAAGCCAGGGCTGCGCCGACAAGCTAACATTCACCGTCCCGTTCCGGCGCCTGCGCCAGATGGAATCGGGTGTGGAAGGTAGCTTCCTGCAGGGGAACACCTGGGCAGGCGTAGTGGAGTGA